In a genomic window of Candidatus Competibacteraceae bacterium:
- a CDS encoding ABC transporter ATP-binding protein codes for MGYLRIQNLGKVYKRYPHNRARLWEWLQPSRQRHIEHWALRGVSFEVHPGESVGFIGNNGAGKSTLLKIIVGTTHPNEGHVELGGRIAALLELGMGFHPEFTGRQNAYMSGQILGHTGSQITQLMPEIEAFAEIGDYLDQPLRTYSSGMIVRLAFSVATAVRPEILIVDEALSVGDAYFQHKSFERIRQFRDAGTTLLFVSHSPGAVKSLCSRAILLGSRTADPRW; via the coding sequence ATGGGTTATTTGCGAATTCAAAACCTTGGCAAAGTTTATAAACGCTATCCCCATAACCGGGCCCGGCTGTGGGAATGGTTGCAACCATCCCGCCAACGCCATATCGAGCATTGGGCATTGCGCGGCGTCAGTTTTGAGGTGCATCCAGGCGAATCCGTAGGTTTTATCGGTAATAATGGGGCCGGCAAGAGTACTTTGCTCAAGATTATCGTCGGTACTACTCATCCCAATGAGGGTCATGTCGAACTGGGTGGTCGCATTGCGGCACTTTTAGAATTAGGAATGGGTTTTCATCCAGAATTCACCGGACGCCAGAATGCCTACATGAGTGGGCAAATTTTGGGCCACACTGGCTCGCAGATCACCCAGCTTATGCCAGAAATCGAGGCCTTTGCCGAAATTGGCGATTATCTCGACCAACCCCTGCGCACCTACTCAAGCGGTATGATAGTGCGGCTGGCTTTCAGCGTGGCAACCGCAGTGAGGCCGGAAATACTGATTGTGGATGAAGCTCTTTCTGTAGGCGACGCTTATTTTCAGCATAAAAGTTTCGAACGCATCCGCCAATTCCGCGATGCTGGCACCACTCTGTTGTTCGTATCGCACAGCCCTGGTGCGGTGAAAAGCTTGTGCAGCCGAGCCATCTTACTTGGATCGAGGACTGCTGATCCGAGATGGTGA
- a CDS encoding ABC transporter permease — translation MIDWVMFRSLWQFRGFMLGAVRREFQGRYQGSMLGGLWAILNPLTMIVIYTLVFSKIMGARLSGHEDSTFAYSIYLCAGLLPWTLFSEMLGRLNSVFLENSNLIKKAQLPRACLPIIVVLSALLNFAIVMVLFFSFLAITGNFPICPLLTFPLVIMLQLAFTLGLGVILGTLNVFFRDVGQFTGIILQFWFWLTPIVYVPGILSSETQKLFSLNPMWPMVHAYQTIFVEQRVPDPWSLMPVVLLALVLLILAAKIFLARVGEIVDEL, via the coding sequence ATGATAGACTGGGTTATGTTTCGTTCCCTCTGGCAGTTTAGAGGGTTCATGTTAGGAGCGGTGCGGCGCGAATTTCAGGGCCGCTATCAAGGCTCAATGCTGGGTGGTCTGTGGGCGATTCTAAATCCTTTAACGATGATCGTTATCTATACTCTGGTATTTTCCAAGATCATGGGTGCCCGCTTGTCAGGTCACGAAGATAGTACTTTTGCCTACAGTATTTATCTTTGCGCTGGGTTACTGCCGTGGACCTTGTTCTCCGAGATGCTCGGAAGATTGAATTCGGTCTTTCTGGAAAACAGCAACTTAATCAAGAAAGCGCAACTACCGCGCGCTTGCTTGCCCATTATCGTGGTACTTTCAGCATTATTGAACTTTGCTATTGTAATGGTTTTATTCTTCTCGTTCTTAGCTATTACCGGAAATTTTCCGATATGTCCCTTACTCACCTTTCCTCTGGTCATCATGTTGCAATTGGCATTCACCTTAGGCTTAGGGGTTATTCTCGGTACTTTAAACGTGTTTTTTCGGGATGTAGGACAGTTTACTGGTATAATTTTGCAGTTCTGGTTTTGGCTGACTCCCATCGTCTATGTTCCTGGCATCCTCTCATCGGAAACTCAAAAACTGTTTTCGCTCAACCCCATGTGGCCGATGGTTCATGCGTATCAGACCATTTTCGTCGAACAGCGTGTTCCTGACCCGTGGTCGTTAATGCCGGTAGTGCTACTAGCGTTGGTTCTACTGATTCTAGCGGCTAAGATTTTTCTCGCTCGCGTGGGCGAGATCGTGGATGAGTTGTAA